The Bacillus sp. Y1 genome has a window encoding:
- a CDS encoding YggT family protein: MDLLLTILIRVVDIYSWALIIYILMSWFPNARETAIGQFLARICEPYLEPFRRIIPPIGGMIDISPIVGIFVLKLASTGLYTLFGWF; this comes from the coding sequence ATGGACTTACTTCTAACGATTTTAATTCGAGTGGTTGATATTTACTCTTGGGCATTGATTATTTATATTCTTATGTCATGGTTTCCAAATGCAAGAGAAACAGCTATCGGGCAATTTTTAGCCAGAATTTGTGAACCGTATTTAGAGCCATTCCGAAGAATTATTCCTCCGATTGGTGGAATGATTGATATTTCACCAATTGTTGGTATTTTTGTATTAAAATTGGCATCAACAGGCTTATATACGTTATTTGGTTGGTTTTAG
- the ftsA gene encoding cell division protein FtsA produces MNSNEIYVSLDIGTSSVKVIIGEMVNDSLNIIGVGNVKSEGLRKGSIVDIDETVHSIRKAIEQAERMIGMEINKVIVGVTGNHVMLQPCHGVVAVSSENREITNDDVARVIDAAQVISIPPEREIIDVIPKQFIVDGLDEINDPRGMIGVRLEMEGTIITGSKTILHNTLRCVERSGLEILDITLQPLASGAFALSKDEKNLGVALVDIGGGSTTISVFEQGFLRATSVLPVGGDHITKDISIGLRTSTEDAEKIKTKHGHAFYDHASEEEVFSVPIIGSDQHQQFNQLEVSDIIEARMEEIFDLIQNEIRRLGIRDLPGGYVLSGGVANTQGILELAQVVFQNRVRIAIPDYIGVREPQYTTAVGLIKFAYKNAKIQGRSIGNSTAASETKEKRVQKQPQPKTKPDKQPEEKMTSRVKKFLGYFFE; encoded by the coding sequence ATGAACAGCAATGAAATATATGTAAGTCTTGACATCGGTACATCCAGTGTAAAAGTGATCATTGGGGAAATGGTCAATGACTCTTTAAATATTATTGGTGTTGGCAATGTTAAATCCGAAGGACTAAGAAAAGGATCCATTGTTGATATAGATGAAACCGTTCATTCTATTAGAAAGGCAATAGAACAAGCTGAGAGAATGATAGGCATGGAAATTAATAAGGTAATTGTTGGTGTAACTGGGAACCATGTGATGTTACAGCCCTGTCATGGTGTAGTAGCTGTTTCAAGTGAAAATCGTGAAATTACCAATGATGATGTAGCTCGAGTAATTGATGCAGCGCAAGTAATATCTATTCCTCCTGAGCGTGAGATTATTGATGTCATTCCTAAGCAATTTATTGTTGATGGACTAGATGAAATTAATGACCCACGGGGAATGATAGGTGTAAGGCTTGAAATGGAAGGAACGATAATTACAGGTTCTAAGACGATTTTACATAATACTCTTCGATGCGTAGAACGTTCTGGATTAGAAATCCTTGATATCACTTTACAACCACTAGCTTCTGGTGCCTTTGCACTCTCAAAGGATGAAAAAAACTTAGGTGTGGCACTCGTTGATATAGGTGGAGGGTCAACAACCATTAGTGTATTTGAACAAGGATTTTTGCGAGCAACAAGTGTACTTCCAGTTGGTGGAGACCATATAACAAAAGATATCTCGATTGGTCTTCGCACATCTACTGAAGATGCTGAGAAAATAAAAACTAAACACGGACATGCATTTTATGACCATGCTTCCGAGGAAGAAGTGTTTAGTGTACCGATTATCGGAAGCGATCAGCATCAACAATTTAACCAGCTAGAAGTTTCTGATATTATTGAAGCAAGAATGGAAGAAATTTTTGACCTTATTCAAAATGAAATTAGACGTTTGGGCATTCGTGATTTACCTGGTGGTTATGTGTTGTCAGGTGGAGTTGCAAACACCCAAGGAATTCTTGAATTAGCTCAAGTGGTTTTCCAAAACCGAGTACGCATCGCCATTCCGGATTATATTGGAGTGCGTGAGCCGCAATACACGACTGCTGTCGGTTTAATAAAATTCGCTTATAAAAATGCTAAAATACAAGGTCGGTCTATTGGTAACAGTACAGCTGCCTCTGAAACAAAGGAAAAAAGAGTTCAAAAGCAGCCACAACCAAAAACAAAACCGGACAAGCAGCCGGAAGAAAAAATGACATCACGAGTGAAAAAATTCCTTGGTTACTTTTTTGAATAG
- a CDS encoding YlmH family RNA-binding protein, whose product MDLHQHFRREEHSFVDQVMSWKDQVESNYAPKLTDFLDPREQKIVDMIIGANSEVKVQFFGGAEQVERKRAFIYPDYYSVEEEDFRISLYELIYPNKFVSIEHRQILGSMMSLGLKRGKFGDILIEGETIQLFVANEISDYISMQLESVGRSKVSLKERRLDEAIQMKEQWNEYTTTVSSLRLDAIIAAAHNISRQKSQTLIAGGVVKVNWMTIENPSFECKEDDVLSVRGYGRAKLSSIDGKTKKDKWRIVVEKHQ is encoded by the coding sequence ATGGATTTGCACCAGCACTTCCGCCGAGAAGAACATAGTTTTGTCGATCAAGTCATGAGTTGGAAGGATCAGGTGGAGAGTAACTATGCTCCAAAGCTAACGGACTTTCTTGACCCCAGAGAGCAGAAAATTGTCGATATGATTATTGGAGCGAATTCGGAGGTAAAGGTTCAATTTTTCGGTGGAGCAGAGCAAGTGGAAAGAAAGAGAGCCTTCATCTATCCAGATTATTATTCTGTAGAGGAAGAAGATTTCCGAATTTCCTTATATGAGCTGATCTACCCTAATAAGTTTGTTTCAATTGAGCATCGACAAATTTTAGGTAGCATGATGTCGCTTGGTCTAAAAAGAGGAAAATTTGGAGACATCCTTATAGAAGGGGAAACCATTCAACTCTTTGTCGCCAATGAAATAAGCGATTATATTTCCATGCAGTTGGAGTCGGTAGGGCGTTCAAAAGTAAGTTTAAAAGAGCGTCGTCTAGACGAAGCCATTCAAATGAAGGAACAATGGAATGAGTACACGACAACCGTTTCTTCCCTTAGATTAGACGCGATTATAGCTGCTGCTCATAATATTTCTCGTCAGAAATCTCAAACGTTAATTGCAGGTGGAGTAGTGAAAGTTAATTGGATGACCATTGAAAATCCCTCGTTTGAATGTAAGGAAGACGATGTCTTATCCGTACGAGGATACGGAAGAGCAAAACTATCTTCCATCGATGGGAAAACAAAGAAAGATAAATGGCGAATTGTTGTAGAAAAACATCAATAA
- the spoIIGA gene encoding sigma-E processing peptidase SpoIIGA, protein MTLYLDVIWLLNLLFDTLLLYLTAIIVKREYKIWRLFCGGLVGSFIIILAFTPFQNYSGHPIVKLAFSLVMVLVTFGYKRIRTFIRTTMTFYFVTFLVGGALIGVHYFIQFDNQLTSSVLIGSVKGFGDPISWFFVLIGFPIAWHFSRSNIEQFEMTKIQFDQLVSIHIQIGESHLTCKGLIDSGNQLYDPLTKMPVMFVSVHNQIDTIPESIRRLSSEKDEIIYGSASLPTEWENKLRIIPYKVVGQEHQLIIAIKPDQLQIEMEEKIIQVDKGLVSFTTQQLSSDDTFQCIVHPKMVTGVAKVKSDVKVS, encoded by the coding sequence TTGACACTATATTTAGATGTGATTTGGCTGCTAAATCTCCTTTTCGATACGTTACTTCTTTATTTAACTGCCATAATAGTAAAAAGAGAGTATAAGATTTGGAGACTGTTTTGTGGAGGACTCGTAGGATCCTTCATTATTATATTGGCTTTTACTCCTTTTCAGAATTATTCTGGTCATCCTATTGTGAAATTAGCATTTTCTTTAGTGATGGTTCTTGTTACCTTTGGATACAAAAGAATACGTACCTTCATCCGTACGACGATGACCTTCTATTTCGTTACCTTTTTGGTAGGTGGAGCACTTATTGGGGTTCATTATTTCATTCAGTTTGATAATCAATTGACCTCCTCTGTGTTAATAGGAAGTGTAAAGGGATTTGGTGATCCGATTAGCTGGTTTTTTGTTCTCATAGGCTTTCCGATTGCATGGCATTTCTCCCGATCAAATATTGAACAATTTGAAATGACGAAAATACAATTTGATCAATTGGTTTCTATTCACATCCAGATTGGAGAAAGTCATTTGACATGTAAAGGGCTTATAGACAGTGGGAATCAACTTTACGATCCTCTCACCAAAATGCCTGTCATGTTTGTTTCTGTCCATAACCAAATAGACACGATCCCTGAATCCATTAGAAGACTCTCAAGTGAAAAGGATGAAATCATTTATGGATCTGCCTCTCTTCCAACTGAATGGGAAAATAAGCTCCGGATAATCCCATATAAAGTAGTTGGACAAGAGCATCAGCTTATCATTGCTATTAAGCCTGACCAACTTCAAATTGAGATGGAAGAAAAAATAATTCAAGTGGACAAAGGATTAGTTTCCTTTACAACCCAGCAACTTTCCTCTGACGATACGTTTCAATGTATTGTTCATCCAAAGATGGTAACCGGTGTCGCAAAGGTGAAATCAGATGTAAAGGTAAGCTAA
- a CDS encoding DUF881 domain-containing protein — MDRKKINSLVIIGVIVGFMLAIQFQTVSKPEVRDTRDTWQLREDLVKEKELQSRLIKEIRSNEEKLNEYETEREQGKGNTLRNTLEELKQEAGLTELSGPGLTIYIEQLNEELILGTSGATLSADLLERLLNEINMYGAKHVSVAGQRVINTTVIRDINGETKINGRSLTKFPIEIIVLTEDFTVAEKLYNQMQVSKSAEEFFIDNLTVTVKKPELSITVPAFEDSIRIRGMEQVKSDKGDS; from the coding sequence GTGGACAGAAAGAAAATAAATAGCTTGGTAATCATCGGGGTGATTGTAGGCTTTATGCTTGCTATCCAATTTCAAACTGTCTCTAAGCCAGAGGTAAGAGACACAAGGGATACATGGCAGCTTCGTGAAGACTTAGTGAAGGAAAAGGAGCTTCAATCCCGACTGATTAAAGAAATTCGTTCCAATGAAGAAAAATTGAACGAATACGAAACGGAAAGGGAGCAGGGCAAGGGAAACACATTAAGGAATACTCTAGAGGAATTAAAGCAAGAAGCAGGACTAACTGAGTTGTCTGGACCAGGTTTGACGATTTACATAGAACAACTGAATGAAGAATTGATCCTAGGGACTTCAGGTGCTACGCTTTCAGCGGACCTATTAGAACGACTTCTTAATGAAATAAATATGTATGGCGCAAAACATGTTTCAGTCGCAGGTCAAAGGGTGATCAATACAACTGTTATCCGTGATATCAATGGCGAAACGAAAATAAACGGACGTTCCTTAACGAAATTTCCTATCGAAATCATTGTTTTGACGGAGGATTTTACCGTTGCGGAAAAGCTGTACAATCAAATGCAGGTTTCCAAATCAGCAGAAGAATTCTTTATTGATAATCTAACAGTTACTGTAAAGAAGCCTGAGCTTTCCATTACTGTCCCAGCCTTTGAAGATTCCATTCGAATTAGAGGTATGGAGCAAGTAAAATCTGACAAAGGAGATAGTTAA
- a CDS encoding DUF881 domain-containing protein has protein sequence MKKRVKGKHVILSLVFLVLGYMVSFSYHLTKQEKAQNTISDKQWNRDLELRNQLIAQEERNRELQNELKEKQDKIVEIEEELAKEEQVFFNLAEDAEKYRMFVGKVKVKGKGVEVSLADGDYNPNEENINNYIVHEHHVFKVINELYISGAAAIAINGQRLTHNSYILCNGPVIEVDGYQHPAPFVITAIGDPDVMTSALNITGGIKDMLVNDNIEVTIEKKEEVILDPLLGT, from the coding sequence GTGAAGAAGAGGGTGAAGGGTAAACATGTTATCCTCTCGTTAGTTTTCCTTGTATTAGGATATATGGTGTCTTTTTCTTACCACTTAACTAAACAGGAAAAGGCACAAAATACGATATCGGACAAGCAGTGGAATCGTGATTTAGAACTGCGCAATCAGTTGATTGCTCAGGAAGAAAGAAACCGAGAGCTTCAAAATGAGTTAAAGGAAAAGCAAGATAAAATTGTAGAGATTGAAGAAGAATTAGCGAAGGAAGAACAAGTTTTCTTCAATCTTGCGGAAGACGCAGAGAAATATCGTATGTTTGTAGGTAAAGTGAAGGTAAAAGGGAAGGGAGTAGAAGTGTCCCTTGCTGATGGTGACTACAATCCGAATGAAGAAAACATTAATAACTATATTGTTCATGAGCATCATGTCTTTAAAGTGATCAATGAGTTATATATATCGGGTGCTGCGGCAATTGCGATTAATGGGCAAAGGCTCACACATAATTCCTATATTCTTTGTAATGGTCCAGTGATTGAAGTGGATGGATATCAGCATCCTGCTCCATTCGTAATTACGGCTATTGGTGATCCTGATGTGATGACCTCTGCTTTGAATATAACAGGTGGAATTAAAGATATGCTTGTAAATGACAATATTGAAGTAACGATCGAGAAAAAAGAAGAAGTTATTTTGGATCCACTATTAGGTACTTAA
- the sigG gene encoding RNA polymerase sporulation sigma factor SigG, producing MTRNKVEICGVDTSKLPVLKNEEMRLLFKEMQAGDITAREKLVNGNLRLVLSVIQRFNNRGEFVDDLFQVGCIGLMKSIDNFDLGQNVKFSTYAVPMIIGEIRRYLRDNNPIRVSRSLRDIAYKALQVREKLMSETSKEPTAEEIAKVLDVSHEEIVFALDAIQDPVSLFEPIYNDGGDPIYVMDQLSDERNKDVQWIEEIALKEGMRRLNEREKLILRKRFFQGKTQMEVAEEIGISQAQVSRLEKAAIKQMNKNIQT from the coding sequence TTGACTCGTAATAAAGTTGAAATTTGCGGTGTTGATACATCTAAGTTACCAGTTTTGAAAAATGAAGAAATGCGTTTGCTATTTAAAGAAATGCAAGCAGGGGATATAACAGCCCGAGAAAAGCTCGTGAATGGTAACTTACGCCTTGTGTTAAGTGTCATTCAGCGATTTAACAATCGTGGTGAGTTTGTTGATGACCTATTTCAAGTAGGGTGTATCGGGTTGATGAAATCAATTGATAATTTTGACCTAGGTCAAAACGTAAAATTCTCTACTTATGCTGTTCCAATGATAATCGGAGAAATCCGACGTTACTTAAGAGATAACAACCCAATTCGTGTATCTCGTTCTTTAAGGGATATTGCTTACAAGGCGTTACAGGTTCGAGAAAAACTAATGAGTGAGACGTCAAAGGAGCCAACTGCTGAAGAAATAGCAAAAGTACTAGATGTTTCTCATGAAGAAATCGTATTTGCTTTAGATGCCATTCAAGACCCCGTTTCGTTATTTGAGCCAATATATAACGACGGTGGAGACCCCATCTATGTGATGGATCAATTAAGCGATGAACGTAACAAGGATGTTCAATGGATTGAAGAAATTGCTTTAAAAGAAGGAATGAGACGACTCAACGAAAGAGAAAAGCTCATTCTAAGAAAGCGATTCTTCCAAGGAAAAACTCAAATGGAAGTCGCCGAAGAGATTGGAATCTCCCAAGCACAAGTATCCAGATTAGAAAAAGCTGCTATTAAACAAATGAATAAAAACATACAAACATAA
- the pgeF gene encoding peptidoglycan editing factor PgeF — protein MEPFILKETSHFIIKDWTDRFDGLVAGFTTKNGGQSKNFFSTLNTGFHVGDQEKDVCLNREILSKSTGIPLTHWVGAEQTHDVHVKKVSLHDRGLGSNSYADAFRDTDAFFTYDKNLLLTLCFADCVPLYFIAPKYEAIAIAHAGWKGTVGGIAKSVITVFEDENIPVSEIFAVIGPSICEKCYIVDDKVISFVENLVEDVEKKPYNRIKDNQYHLNLKELNKLILLKAGMNESNIQVTDLCTSCDSDYFFSHRRDKGKTGRMMSFIGWKEEQSRE, from the coding sequence ATGGAACCATTTATTCTAAAAGAGACGTCTCATTTCATCATAAAAGATTGGACGGATCGTTTCGATGGACTTGTTGCGGGTTTTACTACGAAAAACGGAGGACAAAGCAAGAACTTCTTTTCAACCTTGAATACAGGATTTCACGTTGGGGATCAGGAAAAGGATGTTTGCTTAAATCGAGAAATCTTGTCAAAAAGCACTGGTATCCCGTTAACTCATTGGGTTGGCGCCGAGCAGACGCATGATGTACATGTAAAAAAAGTCTCGCTACATGACCGTGGGCTCGGCTCAAATTCATATGCAGATGCTTTTAGGGATACCGATGCTTTCTTTACCTATGATAAAAACCTGCTTTTAACATTGTGCTTTGCTGACTGTGTTCCACTCTATTTTATTGCTCCAAAATACGAAGCAATTGCGATTGCTCATGCAGGGTGGAAAGGGACAGTTGGAGGGATCGCGAAAAGTGTGATAACTGTATTTGAGGACGAAAATATTCCTGTTTCGGAAATTTTCGCAGTAATTGGCCCTTCCATTTGCGAAAAATGTTATATTGTAGATGATAAAGTCATTTCATTTGTGGAGAATTTAGTGGAAGATGTCGAAAAAAAACCATATAATCGAATCAAAGATAACCAATACCACTTAAATTTAAAAGAGTTAAATAAACTGATTCTCCTCAAAGCAGGAATGAATGAGTCAAATATTCAGGTAACTGATTTATGTACGAGTTGTGATTCTGATTATTTTTTCTCCCACCGAAGAGACAAGGGAAAAACGGGTCGAATGATGAGTTTTATTGGTTGGAAGGAGGAGCAATCGAGAGAATGA
- a CDS encoding cell division protein FtsQ/DivIB — MIGLDQGKIVSIEERIPKLKQQRRKKANRRLVTLLSLFFLLIVCVVYFQSPLSHIKKISVTGNDLYKAEHLVKNSGLSTGMNIWKLDKKQVEKEIEKLPEIKSATVKWSFPNNVLIAVKEYDRIAVIAKENSFIPVLENGEILQDEGSTSSPSNAPILIGFTEGEILEEMVSSLKELPFEILYSISEVNYTPKETDRFHISLYMNDGNEVSASLRSFSKKMIHYPSIVSQLDPSQKGVIDLEVGSYFKTYESGGVETSEEEGEG, encoded by the coding sequence GTGATTGGATTGGATCAGGGGAAAATAGTCTCAATTGAAGAACGGATTCCCAAGTTGAAACAACAAAGACGAAAAAAGGCTAATAGAAGACTGGTCACTTTATTAAGTTTATTCTTCTTGTTAATCGTTTGCGTCGTTTATTTCCAATCACCGTTAAGTCATATTAAAAAAATAAGTGTTACAGGTAATGACTTATACAAGGCTGAACATCTAGTGAAAAACAGTGGCTTGTCCACTGGTATGAATATTTGGAAGCTTGATAAAAAACAAGTGGAAAAGGAAATAGAGAAGCTTCCGGAAATAAAATCAGCAACTGTAAAATGGTCATTCCCTAATAATGTATTAATTGCTGTAAAGGAATATGATCGGATTGCAGTTATTGCAAAAGAAAATTCGTTTATTCCCGTTTTAGAGAATGGTGAAATATTACAGGATGAAGGAAGTACAAGCTCACCTTCTAATGCTCCAATATTAATTGGTTTTACAGAAGGAGAGATACTTGAAGAGATGGTTAGTAGTCTTAAAGAGCTCCCGTTTGAAATTCTTTACTCCATTTCTGAAGTGAACTATACACCAAAAGAAACGGATCGTTTCCATATTTCTTTATACATGAATGATGGAAATGAAGTTAGTGCATCTTTAAGGAGCTTTTCAAAAAAAATGATACACTACCCTTCCATCGTGAGTCAGTTAGATCCGTCACAAAAGGGAGTTATTGATTTAGAGGTTGGTTCGTATTTTAAAACATACGAATCAGGAGGAGTTGAAACAAGTGAAGAAGAGGGTGAAGGGTAA
- the ftsZ gene encoding cell division protein FtsZ produces the protein MLEFDTNLDSLATIKVIGVGGGGNNAVNRMIEHGVQGVEFIAVNTDAQALNLSKAETRMQIGGKLTRGLGAGANPEVGKKAAEESREQIEEVLAGADMVFVTAGMGGGTGTGAAPVIAQIARELGALTVGVVTRPFTFEGRKRSTQAQGGISSMKEAVDTLIVIPNDRLLEIVDKSTPMLEAFREADNVLRQGVQGISDLIATPGLINLDFADVKTIMSNKGSALMGIGVAAGENRATEAAKKAISSPLLEKSIDGAQGVLMNITGGSNLSLYEVQEAADIVASASDQEVNMIFGSVINDNLKDEIVVTVIATGFNEDISQPKPINRPSFGQQKQSVAPTKPQREIIREEEYNEPVRPTTSHSGDDTLDIPTFLRNRNRRR, from the coding sequence ATGTTGGAATTTGATACAAATTTAGATTCATTGGCAACTATAAAAGTAATCGGCGTTGGTGGAGGCGGAAATAATGCTGTTAATCGGATGATTGAGCATGGCGTCCAGGGTGTCGAGTTTATTGCTGTAAATACAGATGCTCAGGCATTAAATTTATCCAAGGCAGAAACTAGAATGCAAATTGGGGGAAAGCTTACTCGTGGACTTGGAGCAGGAGCAAACCCTGAAGTAGGAAAAAAAGCAGCTGAAGAAAGTAGAGAACAAATTGAAGAAGTGTTAGCTGGAGCGGATATGGTTTTCGTTACAGCTGGTATGGGTGGCGGAACTGGAACAGGGGCTGCACCAGTTATTGCTCAAATCGCTCGCGAATTAGGGGCATTAACAGTAGGTGTTGTAACAAGACCATTTACGTTTGAAGGTAGAAAGCGTTCGACTCAAGCTCAAGGCGGAATCTCGTCTATGAAGGAAGCGGTTGATACACTTATTGTGATTCCAAACGATCGTCTTCTTGAAATTGTGGATAAGAGTACGCCAATGCTTGAAGCATTCCGTGAGGCTGACAACGTTCTTCGCCAAGGGGTTCAAGGTATTTCTGACCTTATTGCAACACCAGGTCTTATCAACTTAGACTTTGCAGACGTAAAGACAATTATGTCTAACAAAGGCTCAGCTCTTATGGGGATTGGTGTAGCTGCAGGAGAAAATCGTGCAACAGAAGCAGCGAAAAAAGCCATTTCATCTCCGCTACTAGAAAAGTCCATTGATGGAGCTCAAGGTGTGTTGATGAACATTACTGGTGGGTCAAATTTAAGTCTATATGAAGTACAAGAAGCAGCAGACATCGTTGCTTCAGCATCAGACCAAGAAGTCAACATGATCTTTGGTTCAGTAATCAATGATAACTTAAAGGATGAGATTGTTGTAACCGTAATTGCGACTGGATTCAACGAAGACATTTCTCAACCGAAACCAATAAATCGTCCATCATTTGGGCAACAAAAACAATCAGTAGCACCTACAAAGCCACAAAGAGAAATCATTCGTGAAGAGGAGTACAATGAACCTGTACGTCCAACTACTTCACACAGCGGTGACGATACGTTAGATATACCTACTTTCTTACGTAATCGTAATAGAAGACGATAG
- the sigE gene encoding RNA polymerase sporulation sigma factor SigE, translating into MKSIKLRLSYYWYKLLIKLGLKTDEVFYIGGSEALPPPLSKEEEEVLLQKLPSGDKAARSILIERNLRLVVYIARKFENTGINIEDLISIGTIGLIKAVNTFNPEKKIKLATYASRCIENEILMYLRRNNKIRSEVSFDEPLNIDWDGNELLLSDVLGTEEDIITKDLEANVDKKLLLKALHQLNDREKQIMELRFGLGTGEEKTQKDVADMLGISQSYISRLEKRIIKRLKKEFNKMV; encoded by the coding sequence ATGAAAAGTATAAAACTTCGACTTTCTTATTACTGGTATAAATTATTAATCAAGCTAGGACTAAAGACAGATGAGGTCTTCTATATAGGTGGAAGTGAGGCATTGCCTCCTCCGTTATCAAAAGAAGAAGAGGAAGTGTTGCTTCAAAAGCTTCCGAGCGGAGATAAAGCAGCGAGGTCCATCCTCATTGAGAGAAATTTACGCCTTGTCGTTTATATAGCTAGAAAGTTTGAAAATACAGGAATCAATATTGAGGATTTAATTAGTATCGGAACCATAGGATTAATTAAGGCAGTTAACACATTTAATCCTGAAAAGAAAATTAAGCTTGCTACATATGCATCAAGATGTATCGAAAATGAAATACTCATGTACTTACGGAGAAATAATAAAATTCGTTCAGAAGTTTCCTTTGATGAGCCCCTGAATATTGATTGGGACGGTAACGAACTGTTATTGTCCGATGTATTAGGAACAGAAGAAGATATTATTACAAAAGACCTGGAAGCCAATGTTGATAAAAAGCTTTTATTAAAAGCATTGCATCAGCTGAATGACCGTGAAAAACAAATCATGGAGCTCAGATTCGGATTAGGTACAGGGGAAGAAAAAACCCAAAAAGACGTCGCTGACATGCTTGGTATATCACAATCATATATTTCAAGGCTCGAAAAAAGAATTATTAAAAGATTGAAGAAAGAGTTTAATAAAATGGTTTAG
- a CDS encoding YggS family pyridoxal phosphate-dependent enzyme → MKVSENLRVLQEKVSVACQRSKRDPEEVKIIAVTKYVTTERALEALECGVTHLGENRDEGLLEKWNTLGDKPTWHFIGTLQTRKVKNIIDKVDYIHSLDRESLAKEINARAGDRTISCFVQVNASGEESKHGLTPEMVVPFIKELEKFPKIRVEGLMTMAPFTEDDTIIRQCFQTLKKLQLEIQHIDLPYAPCLELSMGMSNDFEIAIEEGATMIRIGTALVGE, encoded by the coding sequence ATGAAAGTTAGTGAAAATCTACGTGTGCTCCAGGAAAAGGTAAGTGTGGCATGTCAAAGGAGCAAAAGAGATCCAGAGGAAGTAAAAATCATTGCTGTAACAAAATATGTAACAACAGAAAGAGCGTTAGAGGCATTAGAATGTGGGGTAACACATCTTGGTGAAAACCGTGATGAAGGCCTTCTTGAAAAGTGGAACACTTTAGGGGACAAGCCTACCTGGCATTTTATCGGAACCCTTCAAACTAGAAAGGTAAAAAATATCATAGATAAAGTGGATTATATTCACTCTTTAGATCGTGAGTCCTTGGCAAAGGAGATTAATGCAAGAGCCGGAGATAGAACGATTTCTTGTTTCGTTCAGGTGAATGCGTCAGGCGAAGAATCAAAGCATGGATTAACGCCAGAAATGGTGGTACCATTTATAAAGGAATTAGAAAAATTCCCTAAAATAAGGGTAGAAGGGTTAATGACGATGGCTCCCTTTACTGAGGACGATACCATCATTAGACAATGCTTTCAAACGTTAAAAAAACTTCAGCTCGAAATTCAACATATTGATTTACCATATGCTCCATGCCTGGAGCTTTCAATGGGTATGTCTAATGATTTTGAAATTGCCATTGAAGAAGGGGCTACAATGATACGAATCGGCACCGCTTTGGTGGGCGAATAG
- a CDS encoding YlmC/YmxH family sporulation protein produces MVKISEFQIKDVVNVADGKKLGNISDIEINLSNGKIEAIIVSGNGRMLGFFGKEEEIIISWRNILKIGEDVILVRYRGVNEGQYDEAEAK; encoded by the coding sequence ATGGTGAAAATTTCTGAATTTCAAATTAAAGATGTGGTCAATGTTGCAGATGGCAAAAAGTTAGGGAATATTAGTGATATAGAAATAAACTTATCAAACGGTAAAATTGAGGCGATTATCGTGAGTGGTAACGGACGGATGTTAGGCTTCTTTGGAAAAGAAGAAGAGATTATTATTTCTTGGAGAAATATACTTAAAATCGGTGAGGATGTCATTTTAGTTCGTTACAGAGGGGTTAATGAAGGGCAATACGATGAAGCAGAGGCCAAGTAA
- a CDS encoding cell division protein SepF, translated as MSLKSKFKTFFFLDDEYEYEEEEYEAPAAKPQRQPQQQQQSVSPKQNVVSLQSVQKSSKVVLIEPRVYAEAQEIADQLKNRRAVVVNLHRIERDQAKRIVDFLSGTVYAIGGDIQKIGAEIFLCTPDNVEVSGNISQLMQETEFEDTRW; from the coding sequence ATGAGTCTTAAATCAAAATTTAAAACATTCTTTTTCTTAGATGATGAATATGAGTATGAAGAAGAGGAGTACGAAGCTCCAGCAGCAAAGCCGCAAAGACAACCACAACAACAGCAACAAAGTGTGTCTCCTAAACAGAACGTGGTAAGCTTGCAGAGTGTTCAAAAATCTTCTAAGGTTGTTTTAATCGAACCGAGAGTATATGCAGAAGCTCAGGAAATTGCAGATCAATTAAAAAATCGTCGGGCAGTTGTTGTGAATTTACACAGAATTGAACGAGACCAAGCGAAACGGATTGTTGATTTTTTAAGTGGTACTGTGTATGCCATCGGTGGAGATATTCAAAAGATTGGTGCAGAAATTTTCTTATGTACCCCAGATAACGTGGAGGTTTCAGGCAATATCTCGCAACTTATGCAAGAAACAGAATTCGAAGATACGAGGTGGTAA